The stretch of DNA CTTGCACAAGGACAAGCCAAGCAAGAGGCATCGGGGCAGTGACATCCAGCTCGTGGACCTTGCCTTTGGCCAGAGCTGCACCTGTCCTCTCCTAGGCCTGGCAGAGGTGCTGTGTGGGCGTGTGGGAGTCTGAAGCCTGGCCCTCTCCCTCTGCTCTCCATCACTAGCCGCTCACAGCCATCCCTGCAGCTGTCATCTCTCCCCCAATCTCCCCTCTTCTGTTCCCTGCCTCCGtttccccacccccgccccccgggTCGGCCGCCTACCTCCGCCTTAACTACCCCATGTTCCTGCAGCCTACTGGTCGGCCTCCACCTTCCCCTTCGCGGTCTCCCCCCGCCCCTCCTCCGCAGGGTCCCCTGCCCCACACCGGCTCCCCGACCCCTGAGCCGCCGACGAGCCCAGCTGGCGTCCAGAGTCTCccagccccggccccggcccgTGGAAGTGGGTGCGCTGGTGCTTGCGGAAGTTGGAGGAGTTATTGAAGGTGCGATCGCAGAGCGTGCAGCGGAACGGGCGCTCGCCCGTGTGGATGCGGGCGTGGCCGCTAAGCACCGAGGACTGGGTGAAGCCCTTGCCGCAGATGCCGCAATGGTACGGCCGCTCACCAGTGTGCACGCGCTCGTGGTCTCGCATGTCTGAGGAGCGGCGGAAGGGCTTGGCGCAGAACCTGCAGGCAAAAGGCTTCCCCACCGCtgcgcccgccgccgccgccgccatcaCCACCTCCGCCCTTTCCGGGGCTACCCCGGGCCTCTGTTCTTCAACGGCCGCTGCGTCCGGAGGCCTCCGAGAGGTGCCCGGCTCCACCCCGTGTCGGTGCTGGTGCCGGAGCAGGGGCGCCAAGGCCTTGAAGGCGCGGGGGCAGAGCGCGCAGCGGTAGGGCCGCTCCCCCGTGTGCAAGCTGTAGTGCGCGCGCAGGCTGGCGGGGCCCGGGCAGCTGTGGCCGCACACGTGGCACCGGCTCGGGTCCCCACCAGGCCCGCCTCCCTCGGCCCCGGCCAGGTGGCCATGTTCGTGGAACAGCAGCTCGGAAACCAGCCGGAAGGCAGCAGGGCACAAGGCACAGTGGAAAGAACCTGGCTCTGGAGGCTCAGGGACCAGTGTGGTGTCTGTCACCTTCACCACCTGGATCTCGATGAGGTCACTCGGGGGTGTGCCGGGCCGACAGTCATCAGGCACCAGGACCTGGgcaaaaggagaagaaacaggAGCCCGTGGAACCTGCCTCAAGATCGCCCCAGCACGCCCCAATTATTAAAGCTTCCGctcctttattattttcagacagggtctcaaactgttgcccaggctggagtgcagtggcacgatcgtggctcattgcaaccccgacctcctgggctcaagcgatcctcccacttcagctccctgagtaggtgggactacaggcgtgcaccaccacacccaactagttaaaaaaaattttctttctggccaggtacagtggctcaggcctgtaatcccagcactttcggaggccaaggcaggtggatcgcttgaggtcaggagtttgaaaccagcctggccaacatggcaaaataccgtctctactgaaaatgcaaaaactagccaggtgttgtggctgctgcctgtaatcccagctactcgggagactaagacacaagaatcgcttgaacccaggaggtggaggttgcagtgagatgtgatcatgccactgcactccagcccaggcgacagaacaagactccatcttaaacaaaacaaaatgaaattattattattattattttttaatgttgaggGAGTcccactaggttgcccaggctggtttccaactactgggctcaagagatccttctggctctgcctcccaaagtgctgggattgcaagcctgagccactgcgcctggcccatcctCCAACATTC from Rhinopithecus roxellana isolate Shanxi Qingling chromosome 12, ASM756505v1, whole genome shotgun sequence encodes:
- the ZNF784 gene encoding zinc finger protein 784; the protein is MAAARPEPRSPSAPNPESRSQEPLDLVLVPDDCRPGTPPSDLIEIQVVKVTDTTLVPEPPEPGSFHCALCPAAFRLVSELLFHEHGHLAGAEGGGPGGDPSRCHVCGHSCPGPASLRAHYSLHTGERPYRCALCPRAFKALAPLLRHQHRHGVEPGTSRRPPDAAAVEEQRPGVAPERAEVVMAAAAAGAAVGKPFACRFCAKPFRRSSDMRDHERVHTGERPYHCGICGKGFTQSSVLSGHARIHTGERPFRCTLCDRTFNNSSNFRKHQRTHFHGPGPGLGDSGRQLGSSAAQGSGSRCGAGDPAEEGRGETAKGKVEADQ